GAATATAAAAGTTAGAAATAAAAATTTAAATTATGAAATATCAAAAGTTAAAATTTTTGATGAACTTCCACCGATTAATGAAATGACTCATGGGGATATTCAAACTAAACTATTTAATTATTTTAAAGGAATTTAAAGCTGATAATTTTAAGAATTAGGTATAGAGTAAAATTTTATCAATAAGACCCATTGAAGGGTTATCCAAAGATAGCCTCCTGTAGTATATTATTACTGAAGGAGGCTATCTTTTTATATTTTATTTACAAACTTTTTTAGTTAGTTCCCTCAAAATAAAATTTAAGTATAGATATATATTTTTTTGAAAGTATCTAAAGATAAATCAAATTATAATAATTTGATTTATAATAATTTATATTATATAATTGATTGAGGTGTTTAATATGAAATTTATAAATAGAAAAAATGAAATGAAGACATTGGAAAAAGAATTTACCAGAGATTCTAGTTTTACAGTGATCTATGGAAGAAGAAGAACGGGGAAAACAACCCTGATTAAAGAATTTATAAAGACAAAAGAATCATTTTACTTTTTTGCAGATAAGCAAAATGAAATTATACAGATAGAAAGATTTAAAAAACAACTAGCAATTTATTTTAATGATGACCTGTTGGATAAGATAGAGATAAAGGACTGGGATACATTGTTTACTTATTTAATCTCAAAACTGTCTAAGAATGAGAAATTTGTCCTGGTAATAGATGAATTTCAATATCTCTGTATGACCAATAAAAACTTTTCGTCTATATTTCAAAGGATATACGATGAAAAATTAAAAGACAGCAATGTAATGCTGATATTATGCGGGTCATTGATCTCTATGATGTATTCAGAGGTCTTAGCCTATGACAGTCCCCTATACGGAAGGAGAACTGCTCAGATAAGGCTAAAACCTATTAAGTTTGATTATTACAATGAGTTTTTTACAGATAAATCCCATAAGGAATTGATTGAATTTTATTCAATTACTGGAGGGATACCTAAATATATTCAGGAATTTAATAAAAATAGATCCCCCATATGGAATATAGAAAATAATATTTTTGATAACAATAATTTTCTCTATTCGGAACCTAAATTTTTACTCCAGGAGGAAATAAATGATCTTTCCAGATACTTTTCTATAATTCAGTCCATAGCCAACGGGGATACAAAGATGGCAGCTATAGCAACCAGACTGGGACTTAA
This sequence is a window from Psychrilyobacter atlanticus DSM 19335. Protein-coding genes within it:
- a CDS encoding ATP-binding protein — protein: MKFINRKNEMKTLEKEFTRDSSFTVIYGRRRTGKTTLIKEFIKTKESFYFFADKQNEIIQIERFKKQLAIYFNDDLLDKIEIKDWDTLFTYLISKLSKNEKFVLVIDEFQYLCMTNKNFSSIFQRIYDEKLKDSNVMLILCGSLISMMYSEVLAYDSPLYGRRTAQIRLKPIKFDYYNEFFTDKSHKELIEFYSITGGIPKYIQEFNKNRSPIWNIENNIFDNNNFLYSEPKFLLQEEINDLSRYFSIIQSIANGDTKMAAIATRLGLNSGSLSPYLSKLIDLDILEREVPVTENIDNSKKSLYYIKDNYLAFWFNYVYPYQSYLEIENLKYPLEKISSTFDLWVSKAYERLCLESLITHEEIDFPISKVGRWWSKNEEIDVVGLGENEIIFGECKWSKKHVGLSVLFALKEKAKKVKWKNNSREEYFILFSKSGFSPDLIEAAEKDLRIILSEF